The Natrarchaeobius halalkaliphilus genomic sequence CAAGCCTCCGGGGTTCGAATCCCCGCCACGACGTCGGATACTCGGACCGGTGATTCCGCCGGTCGCGTTTGCAACGCGCGCACACCAGACACACATACACGACACATGAGCGAGGAAGAACCTCAAGAACAACAGGACGACGACGACCTTCGGTACTTCGTTCGCATCGGGCAGACCGACCTCGATGGGACGAAGACCATCGAGCGCTCGCTCTCGGAGATGAACGGGATCGGCCGACGAACCGCCCGTATCATCGCCGAGGAAGCGGACGTGGACCGAACGGCGACGTTCGGTCGACTCGACGACGACGTCATCGACGAGGTCGTTTCACTCGTAGAGAGCTACGCCGACGAAGTCCCGAACTGGCTCAACAACCGCCAGAACGACTTCTACTCCGGCGAGACCACCCACGAAATCGGCAACGATCTCCAGTTGAGTCGGCAACACGACATCAACCGGATGAAAATGATCGATTCCTACAAGGGTTCCCGACACAAGCGCGGACAGAAGGTCCGCGGACAGCGAACCAAGTCCACCGGCCGAACGGAGGGCACCATCGGGGTCAACGTCGAAGAGATCCGCGAAGAACAGGCAGAGGAAGCCGCTGCCGAGGAGGATGACGAATAATGCCTCTCGGAACCGATACCAAACAGTACGAGACGCCGAACCATCCCTACCAGGGCGAGCGAATCGCCAGCGAGCACTCGTTGCTCGATCGGTACGGCCTCACCAACAAAGAAGAACTCTGGCGGGCACAATCCGAGCTTCGCTCGTACCGACGCGAGGCTCGAGACCTGCTCGGCCAGCCACAGGACGACGAAACCGTCGTCCGGCGCTCCGAGGAGTTCCTCGGACGGCTCAAACGCGCCGGCATCCTCGACGAAGCTGACGACCTCGGAAACGTCCTCTCGCTCGAAATCGAAGACGTTCTCGAACGACGACTCCAGACGGTCGTCTACCGAAAGGGGCTCGCGAACACGCCACAGCAGGCACGGCAGTTCATCACCCACGGCCACGTCGTGGTCGGCGCACAGCGCCACCGGGTCCCGTCCTACGTCGTCGACGTCGACGAAGAGGATCTCGTCGCGTTCGACGAGAACAGTCCACTCGCGGACGAACTTCACCCGGAACGAGCGGAGGGTCAATAACATGAGCCAGGACGACGACAAATGGGGCATTGCCCACGTACACGCATCGTTCAACAACACCGTCATGACCGTCACCGATCTCACGGGCGCGGAGACGATCGCGAAGTCCTCCGGCGGGACTGCGGTCAAGCAAAACCGAGACGAAGCGTCGCCGTACGCGGCGATGCAGATGGCCGAGTCCGTCGCCGAGGAGGTCAAAGCGGCCGGTATTACGGGCCTTCACGTGCACGTTCGAGGCCCCGGCGGAAACCTTCAGAAGTCACCCGGACCCGGCGCACAGGCGACGATTCGTGCGCTCGCACGCTCGGGAATCGAGATCGGTCGTATCGAGGACGTAACTCCGATTCCACACGACGGATCGCGCGCTCCGAAAGGAAAGGGCGGCTACTAACACCATGACAGAAGCGTACGACGTCGAGTTCGTCGAACCCGGTGACCGCAAGGCGCGATTCCTCGTTCGCGGCGTAACGCCAGCGTTCGCCAACGGCATCCGGCGGGCGATGGTCGCGGACGTCCCGACGATGGCGATCGATACCGTCCGGTTCGTCGAGAACTCGTCGGTCATGTTCGACGAGCAACTCGCCCTTCGACTGGGGCTCGTGCCGCTTTCGACCCCGCCCGAAGGCGAGTTCGGAGACGAAGACACCGTCACGCTCTCGATCGACGTCGAAGGGCCGGGAACCGCCTACTCGGGCGATCTCGTTTCGAGTGACGCACTCGTTCAGCCGGCCGACGAGAACGTTCCCATCATCGAACTCAAAGACGGCCAGCGTCTCGAAGCCGAAGCGGATGCCGTCCTCAATCACGGCAAGGACCACGCCAAACATCAGGGCGGTGTGGCCGTTGGCTATCGACACCTCCAGCGCGTCGAGGTCGTCGGTGATCTGTCCGAGTTCGAAGAGTCCGAGAGTCACATCGTTCGTGGCGTTATCGAGGACGACGGAGAACTCGTCGTGAGCGACGAGTTCGACCACGATCTCGCGAATCGCTATCCGGGCAAGGAACTCGAACTCGAGGACGTTCCGAACGCGTTCGTGTTCCACGTCGAAACGGATGGCTCCACGACCGTCGAGGAGCTGGTCACGCGATCCGTCGACACGATCGAAGCACGTGCGACCGAACTCGAAGAAGCAGTACAGCTATAACGAATGATCCGACGTCCCCGACCCACACGAAACGATCGATCCGCCGGTACCACGAGCGACGAGGCCGGCCAGCGATCACTCGTTGAAACTGGAATCGAAAGGGGTTTGAAGGGGCGAAGGATACGTGGAAGTGCGAGCAGGGATAGCCAAGTCTGGCCAACGGCGCAGCGTTCAGGGCGCTGTCTCGTAGGAGTCCGCAGGTTCAAATCCTGCTCCCTGCATTTTTCCGGCTCGATCGACCGAAGAGCCGTGAAAATGGAACGGACAGGTTTGAGCCACGGAAGGCGTAGCGGTCGAGCATCCGCGAGACCGACCGTCTCCCGGCGGTTCAAATCCTGCTCCCTGCATCGCTTTCACTTCTCGCAGATCGATTCCACAGACGCTCGAGAGGGTAGTTTCTCGCCGTCTCGAGGATTGCAGTATTTGGAGAAAACCAATGAGTAGCAAGACTAATCCGAGGCTCAACGATCTTATCGCCGAGCTGAAGTCGACGTCCCGCAAAGCGGACGCCGACGTCTGGCGTGACGTTGCGGATCGACTCGAAAAGCCCCGGCGAACCCACGCGGAGGTTAACCTGGGTCGCATCGAGCGATACGCACGCGAAGAAGAGACAGTCGTCGTTCCCGGCAAAGTGCTGGGATCCGGCGCACTACAGAAGAACGTCACCGTCGCAGCCGTCGATTTCTCTTCGTCAGCCGAGACGAAGATCGACCAGGTTGGCGATCCAGTACCGCTCGAGCAGGTGCTCGAAGAGAACCCAGATGGCGCAAACGTTCGGGTGAT encodes the following:
- a CDS encoding DNA-directed RNA polymerase subunit D — protein: MTEAYDVEFVEPGDRKARFLVRGVTPAFANGIRRAMVADVPTMAIDTVRFVENSSVMFDEQLALRLGLVPLSTPPEGEFGDEDTVTLSIDVEGPGTAYSGDLVSSDALVQPADENVPIIELKDGQRLEAEADAVLNHGKDHAKHQGGVAVGYRHLQRVEVVGDLSEFEESESHIVRGVIEDDGELVVSDEFDHDLANRYPGKELELEDVPNAFVFHVETDGSTTVEELVTRSVDTIEARATELEEAVQL
- a CDS encoding 30S ribosomal protein S4, with the protein product MPLGTDTKQYETPNHPYQGERIASEHSLLDRYGLTNKEELWRAQSELRSYRREARDLLGQPQDDETVVRRSEEFLGRLKRAGILDEADDLGNVLSLEIEDVLERRLQTVVYRKGLANTPQQARQFITHGHVVVGAQRHRVPSYVVDVDEEDLVAFDENSPLADELHPERAEGQ
- a CDS encoding 30S ribosomal protein S11, which translates into the protein MSQDDDKWGIAHVHASFNNTVMTVTDLTGAETIAKSSGGTAVKQNRDEASPYAAMQMAESVAEEVKAAGITGLHVHVRGPGGNLQKSPGPGAQATIRALARSGIEIGRIEDVTPIPHDGSRAPKGKGGY
- a CDS encoding 30S ribosomal protein S13, whose protein sequence is MSEEEPQEQQDDDDLRYFVRIGQTDLDGTKTIERSLSEMNGIGRRTARIIAEEADVDRTATFGRLDDDVIDEVVSLVESYADEVPNWLNNRQNDFYSGETTHEIGNDLQLSRQHDINRMKMIDSYKGSRHKRGQKVRGQRTKSTGRTEGTIGVNVEEIREEQAEEAAAEEDDE
- a CDS encoding 50S ribosomal protein L18e, coding for MSSKTNPRLNDLIAELKSTSRKADADVWRDVADRLEKPRRTHAEVNLGRIERYAREEETVVVPGKVLGSGALQKNVTVAAVDFSSSAETKIDQVGDPVPLEQVLEENPDGANVRVIR